A single window of Halobacillus naozhouensis DNA harbors:
- a CDS encoding PTS sugar transporter subunit IIA has product MLKKLFGGNKSTEDQFVAPLTGKVVSLDDVPDPVFSQRMMGDGVAIEPADGKVVTPVAGEVVQVFPTKHAVGIKTKSGVEVLVHIGLETVSMEGEGFEGHVDAGDRVQPGDPLITFDMDLVNKKAKSTTTPVIITNFDEVIEQFEPSYHETATAGETSIMTVKTK; this is encoded by the coding sequence ATGTTGAAAAAACTATTTGGTGGAAATAAAAGTACAGAGGACCAGTTTGTGGCTCCATTAACAGGGAAAGTGGTCTCCCTGGATGATGTACCAGACCCGGTTTTCAGTCAGCGGATGATGGGGGATGGGGTAGCCATTGAACCTGCAGATGGAAAAGTAGTCACTCCCGTAGCCGGAGAGGTTGTTCAAGTATTTCCCACGAAACACGCAGTGGGAATTAAAACGAAGTCTGGCGTAGAAGTACTTGTTCATATCGGACTTGAAACGGTCTCGATGGAAGGGGAAGGGTTCGAAGGCCATGTTGACGCTGGGGACCGCGTACAGCCGGGAGATCCTTTAATTACATTTGACATGGATCTTGTTAATAAAAAGGCCAAAAGTACCACGACGCCAGTTATTATTACAAATTTTGACGAAGTGATTGAACAGTTTGAGCCATCGTATCATGAAACTGCAACTGCTGGGGAAACGAGTATTATGACAGTAAAAACAAAATAA
- a CDS encoding FAD-dependent oxidoreductase yields MHWTKPEPMWREDTKLPTFEPLKQSTSTPITIVGGGITGITTAYMLAKEGKKVTLLEADELLNGTTGHTTAKVTAQHGLIYHELIQHFGEEGAALYYQAQEDAIALMEKHINDHSIKCDWTREDAYIFATTEKGAKKIEREQKAYERLDIAGEHFEELPFDTDTTGVLRMRNQAHFHPLHYLSHLVDEIVSMGGMIYEHTKAVGVNEGENIEIETGNGCTVTSDYLISCSHFPFNDKKGMYFSRMYAERSYVIAIEPENKWENGMYLSIDDPKRSIRSATFEDKNVLLIGGESHRTGEGADMSSHYKTLEEYAARTFGIKNKLFQWSTQDLTTLDKVPYIGPITTNNERVFLATGFRKWGMTNSTVAGQLLTDYIMNRESEYHSVFTPSRFKSDPSLKRFLSNNLNVAAHLVEGKVELVDKEPKDLKKGEGAVIQFDGKRAGAFKDDEGELHLLDTTCTHLGCEVEWNSGEHTWDCPCHGSRFSYDGAVMEGPAKRPLEKLSLEDTKETYIIPDDPEAFEESTDHH; encoded by the coding sequence ATGCATTGGACAAAACCTGAACCTATGTGGAGAGAAGATACGAAGCTGCCCACATTTGAACCGCTAAAGCAATCAACCTCTACACCAATTACTATCGTTGGGGGCGGAATCACTGGAATTACAACAGCCTATATGCTGGCTAAAGAAGGGAAAAAGGTCACCCTCCTGGAAGCAGACGAACTGCTTAATGGCACAACCGGTCATACTACTGCAAAAGTAACGGCCCAACACGGACTTATTTATCACGAGCTTATTCAGCATTTTGGTGAGGAGGGGGCGGCTCTCTATTACCAAGCTCAGGAAGATGCTATCGCATTAATGGAAAAGCATATAAATGACCACTCAATTAAGTGTGATTGGACACGTGAAGACGCCTATATTTTCGCCACGACAGAAAAAGGGGCTAAAAAAATTGAAAGAGAACAGAAAGCTTACGAACGCCTTGATATAGCGGGGGAACATTTCGAAGAACTCCCTTTTGATACAGACACAACAGGAGTCCTGCGGATGCGCAATCAGGCTCATTTTCACCCTTTACATTATTTATCCCACTTAGTGGACGAGATTGTTTCGATGGGCGGGATGATTTATGAACATACGAAAGCAGTCGGTGTAAATGAAGGCGAGAATATCGAGATTGAAACAGGAAATGGATGTACAGTAACCAGCGATTACCTTATTTCCTGTTCTCATTTCCCTTTTAACGATAAAAAGGGAATGTACTTTAGCCGAATGTATGCAGAACGCTCTTATGTGATCGCTATCGAACCTGAAAATAAGTGGGAAAATGGGATGTATTTATCCATTGATGATCCTAAACGTTCGATACGTTCAGCAACATTCGAGGACAAAAATGTTTTGCTGATCGGTGGTGAAAGCCACCGAACCGGAGAAGGCGCCGATATGTCTTCCCACTACAAAACACTTGAAGAGTATGCCGCGCGAACATTCGGGATCAAAAATAAGTTATTCCAATGGTCCACACAGGATTTAACCACACTAGATAAGGTTCCATATATCGGACCTATTACAACGAATAATGAACGGGTTTTTCTCGCCACAGGCTTTAGAAAATGGGGAATGACGAACAGCACTGTTGCAGGACAATTGCTTACCGATTATATTATGAATCGTGAATCAGAGTACCACTCAGTCTTTACACCATCACGGTTCAAGAGTGACCCGAGCTTGAAACGATTTCTTTCCAACAACTTAAATGTCGCCGCCCATTTAGTTGAAGGTAAGGTTGAATTAGTGGATAAAGAGCCAAAGGATTTGAAAAAAGGTGAAGGCGCCGTCATCCAGTTTGATGGCAAGCGTGCGGGAGCTTTTAAGGATGATGAAGGTGAGCTTCATCTATTGGATACGACCTGTACTCACCTGGGCTGTGAGGTAGAGTGGAACAGTGGTGAACACACATGGGATTGTCCTTGTCACGGTTCCCGTTTCTCCTATGATGGTGCTGTTATGGAGGGGCCAGCCAAACGTCCTCTTGAAAAACTTTCCTTGGAAGACACGAAAGAAACCTATATTATTCCTGATGATCCAGAGGCTTTTGAAGAATCGACTGATCACCATTAG